In a genomic window of Clavelina lepadiformis chromosome 7, kaClaLepa1.1, whole genome shotgun sequence:
- the LOC143464938 gene encoding uncharacterized protein LOC143464938 isoform X2, whose translation MSLHTLLEAAQYLECEADNGKTIQMQASVNKSTANEQKASSLNEVGCMPNVPEVKATVTCRPESLKSQSHITAHHSHSNEDQENSITNKSNRNEETQVLATASITSSLENSARTVTQMTQTDHLKVPVSKATSSKANESGIMNSIMRDDKPTSHVLSSDTRFMKDSLSPSYMHPLLIRARAAAENIPPSSDANMSSRQLIIPPAKTRIAALAQSVDVDLQQTANFKSKEQRLVATEPQISTANKSVPTELPRTSNWHLNNNPMVVETNSSPHSGPNASSSANDHSKNNQSQVDLNVLLPSLVKTGEDDKVYTALQIKHMKRTVTLTHNQLEKNRRAHLKECFEALKTSIPRPGMRRSSNLTILKAALRHIQILKRKSTEYDQAKALLKNEVIAKTKLFEALKQDLLKVVDKQTIEKYLDEAIKKDNHLLQASCNSVQCSILEDDQQSTSTASEAEEEELRSTFVDTDESSKSLCYQQQPQQTKVFLEVPQSSQPELRYSKPQQPQNSQSQVISASQQASRPPPLASTQRKEPTAGEVIQQHYQTAAQTQYKLFCRNANDLNSTDAVRLIERAMACSPNRSPVKFYGKRSGRSVTPSPPSNYVSFFPRFNVGSGASPPLHSTSDLDFNEIHPAPAMVFSKPIFEKSDANLLAVAPLPKIAIVSNLDKTQERTQAQQMRPALNPIPTSCSNTEPAYLAVVAGEPSKVISERKVSNEKTTAESSSQQPHPIIPAVAQNNADVAVTMANINEASASLPGYPNYQVKVKYLQPVTSSADQTHIPMKKRYIDVNSFSVSQPQNVPQTPSEEKPSSMRADTEHKMTSLYVGASASLLGLSSHNDDFISTSDNESDRDSPMFAEGKRGKLHHWRKGLVNERSGKEWLEYRNKPNDRLGKKKTFFIHQYESPTVKTIATSSKTSSEPKTKATFSLWDRKHHAITMTTATNWRGKQQQQLIASKSKSTATSSPSSSQSMCHATNHPLTQVCFTTLQKANKPAVPTSLIMDKGIQESAVKQNTLSSRSQAPTETSSTDITPKPVPISTLPSELNGMTKPGKAAMLQYHTLPVSVAGNQVAYQIIPAPKLLPAASSGVTPASTGAVQAPAKVAVSSYSKLEAPMHPALNYVAVNNLGLQSAVTHEQASSTVGLPSAVARPTVTSAALAAVVSNTAVQIPQVPFVIPFGYVMYPGGMPGTVSPAGLHLTDMQQQAVAAADMPQMQCLQVHSALSQVNVKREVTLNTPPNDRKRPQYESNQVSATGSKLEDEKLSHVIPKKRRLSNQSQAQDETHPSTNHLVSQPSPAPTSKAGLPQQTHVVLPSNSGFMMAAPGAANGYTIPINFLGYPYQTAYPAPGPGGCLQAVQISGIPNVQGIRNFNQMWPVNQGLLGRPVAYSSSSAVSLATSRDQLAEQPGLPSSAVATRVNDGGQ comes from the exons ATGAGTCTTCATACTCTTTTGGAAGCAGCACAATATCTGGAATGTGAGGCTGATAATGGCAAAACGATTCAGATGCAAGCATCAGTAAACAAATCTACTGCAAACGAACAAAAAGCATCATCATTAAATGAAGTTGGATGTATGCCAAATGTACCAGAAGTTAAAGCCACAGTTACCTGCAGACCTGAAAGTTTGAAATCACAAAGCCATATTACTGCTCACCATTCACATAGCAATGAAGATCAAGAGAACTcaataactaataaaa GCAACCGTAACGAAGAAACACAGGTACTGGCAACAGCAAGCATCACTTCGTCATTAGAGAACTCGGCACGTACGGTGACCCAAATGACCCAGACTGACCATCTGAAAGTTCCGGTATCCAAAGCAACGTCATCTAAAGCAAATGAG AGTGGAATCATGAACTCAATCATGCGAGACGACAAACCAACTTCCCATGTTCTCTCAAGCGACACTCGATTCATGAAAGATTCACTTTCACCATCTTACATGCACCCCTTGTTAATACGAGCGAGAGCAGCTGCCGAAAATATACCTCCTTCGTCTGACG CAAATATGTCATCGCGGCAACTGATTATTCCACCTGCCAAAACCCGAATTGCGGCGCTAGCACAAAGCGTAGACGTGGATCTTCAGCAAACTgctaattttaaaagcaaggAACAACGACTGGTGGCTACTGAACCGCAAATATCCACAGCCAACAAGTCTGTTCCAACCGAACTGCCACGTACTAGCAACTGGCATTTAAACAATAATCCGATGGTGGTTGAAACCAACTCATCTCCCCATTCTGGTCCGAATGCATCTTCCTCTGCTAATGATCATTCAAAGAATAACCAATCTCAAGTCGATTTGAACGTTTTACTTCCGTCACTCGTGAAAACGGGCGAAGATGATAAGGTCTATACCGCATTACAGATCAA GCACATGAAGCGAACGGTGACATTGACGCATAACCAGTTGGAGAAAAACAG ACGAGCCCATTTAAAAGAATGCTTTGAAGCTTTGAAAACCAGCATACCCCGTCCGGGAATGCGTCGTTCTTCGAATCTTACGATCCTCAAAGCAGCATTGCGGCATATACAG ATACTAAAGCGAAAGTCGACTGAATATGATCAGGCGAAAGCCCTGTTGAAAAATGAAGTAAttgccaaaacaaaacttttcgaGGCGTTAAAACAGGACTTGCTGAAAGTCGTAGACAAACAGACGATCGAAAAATATCTCGACGAAGCTATAAAGAAAG ATAACCATTTACTTCAAGCAAGCTGTAATTCAGTGCAGTGTTCCATTTTAGAAGACGACCAACAATCCACTTCGACAGCGTCGG AAGCCGAAGAAGAGGAACTGCGCTCAACGTTTGTAGATACTGATGAGTCATCTAAGTCGCTGTGCTATCAACAACAACCACAACAAACAAAGGTTTTCCTCGAAGTACCGCAAAGCTCCCAACCGGAATTGCGATACTCAAAGCCGCAGCAACCGCAAAATTCCCAAAGTCAGGTCATTTCTGCATCACAACAAGCGTCTCGTCCACCACCACTGGCGTCAACGCAACGGAAAGAGCCCACGGCTGGCGAAGTCATTCAACAGCATTACCAAACAGCGGCGCAAACCCAGTACAAACTATTCTGCAGGAATGCCAATGATTTGAACTCGACCGATGCCGTCCGCTTAATAGAGCGGGCTATGGCATGCTCACCGAATAGATCGCCGGTCAAATTTTACGGAAAACGTTCCGGGCGCTCCGTCACTCCCTCTCCGCCATCGAATTACGTGTCATTTTTTCCGCGGTTTAATGTGGGCAGTGGTGCGAGTCCGCCCCTGCATAGTACGTCAGATTTAGATTTTAACGAAATCCATCCCGCACCAGCCATGGTGTTTTCGAAACCGATTTTCGAAAAGTCTGACGCCAATTTGTTGGCAGTTGCACCATTGCCAAAAATTGCTATTGTCAGCAACCTTGATAAAACCCAAGAACGAACTCAAGCTCAGCAAATGCGACCCGCACTTAATCCGATACCAACATCATGTTCTAACACGGAACCTGCGTATTTGGCGGTCGTGGCGGGCGAGCCGTCAAAGGTGATTTCGGAACGAAAggtttcaaatgaaaaaacaacAGCAGAGTCTAGTAGCCAACAACCTCACCCGATTATACCGGCCGTTGCACAAAATAATGCGGATGTTGCTGTTACAATGGCAAATATAAATGAGGCAAGCGCGTCGCTTCCAGGCTATCCCAATTACCAAGTGAAGGTGAAATACCTACAGCCTGTGACGAGCTCTGCAGACCAGACGCACATACCGATGAAGAAACGATATATCGACGTCAATTCATTTTCAGTTTCGCAACCACAAAACGTGCCACAGACTCCTTCTGAAGAAAAACCATCCTCGATGAGAGCTGATACGGAACACAAAATGACCTCTCTCTACGTTGGCGCGTCTGCATCCCTGCTCGGGCTCAGTTCCCACAATGACGATTTTATATCCACCTCCGATAACGAGAGCGATCGTGACTCCCCGATGTTTGCGGAGGGCAAGCGAGGGAAGTTGCATCACTGGAGGAAGGGCTTGGTGAATGAAAGATCTGGCAAAGAGTGGTTGGAATATCGCAACAAGCCAAATGACAGACTCGGAAAGAAGAAGACCTTCTTCATACACCAATACGAAAGCCCTACGGTGAAGACAATAGCGACCTCATCCAAGACGAGCAGCGAGCCGAAAACGAAGGCAACGTTTTCCTTGTGGGATAGAAAGCACCATGCCA TAACCATGACAACGGCCACGAACTGGCGGGGAAAGCAGCAGCAGCAGTTAATAGCATCAAAGTCCAAGAGTACTGCAACGTCATCACCTAGTTCTTCTCAAAGTATGTGTCACGCTACGAACCACCCACTCACACAG GTTTGTTTCACAACCcttcaaaaagcaaacaaacctGCAGTTCCAACTTCATTAATTATGGATAAAGGCATCCAGGAATCTGCTGTTAAACAGAATACATTGTCATCACGATCGCAAGCACCTACTGAAA CGTCATCGACCGATATAACGCCGAAACCTGTGCCAATTTCAACCCTTCCGTCTGAACTAAACGGCATGACTAAACCAGGAAAAGCCGCCATGTTGCAATATCATACGCTACCTGTCAGCGTAGCTGGCAACCAAGTAGCTTACCAGATCATTCCCGCTCCGAAATTGCTTCCCGCTGCTTCAAGCGGTGTCACTCCCGCTAGCACAGGAGCAGTCCAAGCCCCAGCTAAGGTAGCTGTTTCGAGTTATTCGAAGCTAGAAGCACCAATGCATCCGGCATTAAACTACGTAGCCGTCAATAATCTCGGGTTACAGTCGGCAGTGACGCATGAACAAGCTAGTTCTACTGTTGGTCTTCCATCAGCAGTCGCCAGACCAACAGTAACTAGCGCTGCGTTGGCTGCAGTTGTTTCGAACACGGCGGTACAGATACCTCAGGTACCTTTTGTGATTCCATTCGGTTACGTAATGTACCCGGGCGGCATGCCAGGTACCGTCAGTCCCGCCGGTCTGCATTTGACTGATATGCAGCAGCAGGCCGTCGCTGCCGCCGATATGCCACAGATGCAGTGTTTGCAAGTGCACAGTGCCTTGTCGCAGGTTAACGTTAAGCGCGAAGTGACACTAAACACGCCACCTAATGATCGCAAACGTCCGCAATATGAAAGTAACCAAGTCTCCGCTACTGGCAGCAAGTTAGAAGACGAGAAACTATCTCACGTAATACCGAAGAAGCGCCGCCTGTCAAATCAATCTCAGGCCCAAGATGAAACACATCCATCAACAAACCACCTTGTATCGCAACCCTCACCGGCACCGACCTCGAAAGCGGGATTACCTCAGCAAACCCATGTGGTTTTACCAAGTAATTCGGGGTTCATGATGGCGGCCCCGGGTGCTGCAAATGGGTATACAATCCCCATTAATTTTTTGGGATACCCGTATCAAACCGCGTACCCCGCACCAGGCCCCGGCGGGTGTTTACAAGCTGTTCAGATCTCTGGAATACCAAACGTACAAGGCATAAGAAACTTCAACCAG ATGTGGCCTGTCAACCAGGGTCTGCTTGGTCGCCCGGTTGCTTATTCCTCAAGCTCCGCGGTTTCGTTAGCGACATCGCGCGACCAACTTGCAGAGCAGCCCGGGCTGCCATCGTCTGCAGTTGCTACAAGGGTGAACGACGGAGGACAGTAA
- the LOC143464938 gene encoding uncharacterized protein LOC143464938 isoform X1, whose translation MSLHTLLEAAQYLECEADNGKTIQMQASVNKSTANEQKASSLNEVGCMPNVPEVKATVTCRPESLKSQSHITAHHSHSNEDQENSITNKKFTSTGNRNEETQVLATASITSSLENSARTVTQMTQTDHLKVPVSKATSSKANESGIMNSIMRDDKPTSHVLSSDTRFMKDSLSPSYMHPLLIRARAAAENIPPSSDANMSSRQLIIPPAKTRIAALAQSVDVDLQQTANFKSKEQRLVATEPQISTANKSVPTELPRTSNWHLNNNPMVVETNSSPHSGPNASSSANDHSKNNQSQVDLNVLLPSLVKTGEDDKVYTALQIKHMKRTVTLTHNQLEKNRRAHLKECFEALKTSIPRPGMRRSSNLTILKAALRHIQILKRKSTEYDQAKALLKNEVIAKTKLFEALKQDLLKVVDKQTIEKYLDEAIKKDNHLLQASCNSVQCSILEDDQQSTSTASEAEEEELRSTFVDTDESSKSLCYQQQPQQTKVFLEVPQSSQPELRYSKPQQPQNSQSQVISASQQASRPPPLASTQRKEPTAGEVIQQHYQTAAQTQYKLFCRNANDLNSTDAVRLIERAMACSPNRSPVKFYGKRSGRSVTPSPPSNYVSFFPRFNVGSGASPPLHSTSDLDFNEIHPAPAMVFSKPIFEKSDANLLAVAPLPKIAIVSNLDKTQERTQAQQMRPALNPIPTSCSNTEPAYLAVVAGEPSKVISERKVSNEKTTAESSSQQPHPIIPAVAQNNADVAVTMANINEASASLPGYPNYQVKVKYLQPVTSSADQTHIPMKKRYIDVNSFSVSQPQNVPQTPSEEKPSSMRADTEHKMTSLYVGASASLLGLSSHNDDFISTSDNESDRDSPMFAEGKRGKLHHWRKGLVNERSGKEWLEYRNKPNDRLGKKKTFFIHQYESPTVKTIATSSKTSSEPKTKATFSLWDRKHHAITMTTATNWRGKQQQQLIASKSKSTATSSPSSSQSMCHATNHPLTQVCFTTLQKANKPAVPTSLIMDKGIQESAVKQNTLSSRSQAPTETSSTDITPKPVPISTLPSELNGMTKPGKAAMLQYHTLPVSVAGNQVAYQIIPAPKLLPAASSGVTPASTGAVQAPAKVAVSSYSKLEAPMHPALNYVAVNNLGLQSAVTHEQASSTVGLPSAVARPTVTSAALAAVVSNTAVQIPQVPFVIPFGYVMYPGGMPGTVSPAGLHLTDMQQQAVAAADMPQMQCLQVHSALSQVNVKREVTLNTPPNDRKRPQYESNQVSATGSKLEDEKLSHVIPKKRRLSNQSQAQDETHPSTNHLVSQPSPAPTSKAGLPQQTHVVLPSNSGFMMAAPGAANGYTIPINFLGYPYQTAYPAPGPGGCLQAVQISGIPNVQGIRNFNQMWPVNQGLLGRPVAYSSSSAVSLATSRDQLAEQPGLPSSAVATRVNDGGQ comes from the exons ATGAGTCTTCATACTCTTTTGGAAGCAGCACAATATCTGGAATGTGAGGCTGATAATGGCAAAACGATTCAGATGCAAGCATCAGTAAACAAATCTACTGCAAACGAACAAAAAGCATCATCATTAAATGAAGTTGGATGTATGCCAAATGTACCAGAAGTTAAAGCCACAGTTACCTGCAGACCTGAAAGTTTGAAATCACAAAGCCATATTACTGCTCACCATTCACATAGCAATGAAGATCAAGAGAACTcaataactaataaaa AATTCACTTCCACAGGCAACCGTAACGAAGAAACACAGGTACTGGCAACAGCAAGCATCACTTCGTCATTAGAGAACTCGGCACGTACGGTGACCCAAATGACCCAGACTGACCATCTGAAAGTTCCGGTATCCAAAGCAACGTCATCTAAAGCAAATGAG AGTGGAATCATGAACTCAATCATGCGAGACGACAAACCAACTTCCCATGTTCTCTCAAGCGACACTCGATTCATGAAAGATTCACTTTCACCATCTTACATGCACCCCTTGTTAATACGAGCGAGAGCAGCTGCCGAAAATATACCTCCTTCGTCTGACG CAAATATGTCATCGCGGCAACTGATTATTCCACCTGCCAAAACCCGAATTGCGGCGCTAGCACAAAGCGTAGACGTGGATCTTCAGCAAACTgctaattttaaaagcaaggAACAACGACTGGTGGCTACTGAACCGCAAATATCCACAGCCAACAAGTCTGTTCCAACCGAACTGCCACGTACTAGCAACTGGCATTTAAACAATAATCCGATGGTGGTTGAAACCAACTCATCTCCCCATTCTGGTCCGAATGCATCTTCCTCTGCTAATGATCATTCAAAGAATAACCAATCTCAAGTCGATTTGAACGTTTTACTTCCGTCACTCGTGAAAACGGGCGAAGATGATAAGGTCTATACCGCATTACAGATCAA GCACATGAAGCGAACGGTGACATTGACGCATAACCAGTTGGAGAAAAACAG ACGAGCCCATTTAAAAGAATGCTTTGAAGCTTTGAAAACCAGCATACCCCGTCCGGGAATGCGTCGTTCTTCGAATCTTACGATCCTCAAAGCAGCATTGCGGCATATACAG ATACTAAAGCGAAAGTCGACTGAATATGATCAGGCGAAAGCCCTGTTGAAAAATGAAGTAAttgccaaaacaaaacttttcgaGGCGTTAAAACAGGACTTGCTGAAAGTCGTAGACAAACAGACGATCGAAAAATATCTCGACGAAGCTATAAAGAAAG ATAACCATTTACTTCAAGCAAGCTGTAATTCAGTGCAGTGTTCCATTTTAGAAGACGACCAACAATCCACTTCGACAGCGTCGG AAGCCGAAGAAGAGGAACTGCGCTCAACGTTTGTAGATACTGATGAGTCATCTAAGTCGCTGTGCTATCAACAACAACCACAACAAACAAAGGTTTTCCTCGAAGTACCGCAAAGCTCCCAACCGGAATTGCGATACTCAAAGCCGCAGCAACCGCAAAATTCCCAAAGTCAGGTCATTTCTGCATCACAACAAGCGTCTCGTCCACCACCACTGGCGTCAACGCAACGGAAAGAGCCCACGGCTGGCGAAGTCATTCAACAGCATTACCAAACAGCGGCGCAAACCCAGTACAAACTATTCTGCAGGAATGCCAATGATTTGAACTCGACCGATGCCGTCCGCTTAATAGAGCGGGCTATGGCATGCTCACCGAATAGATCGCCGGTCAAATTTTACGGAAAACGTTCCGGGCGCTCCGTCACTCCCTCTCCGCCATCGAATTACGTGTCATTTTTTCCGCGGTTTAATGTGGGCAGTGGTGCGAGTCCGCCCCTGCATAGTACGTCAGATTTAGATTTTAACGAAATCCATCCCGCACCAGCCATGGTGTTTTCGAAACCGATTTTCGAAAAGTCTGACGCCAATTTGTTGGCAGTTGCACCATTGCCAAAAATTGCTATTGTCAGCAACCTTGATAAAACCCAAGAACGAACTCAAGCTCAGCAAATGCGACCCGCACTTAATCCGATACCAACATCATGTTCTAACACGGAACCTGCGTATTTGGCGGTCGTGGCGGGCGAGCCGTCAAAGGTGATTTCGGAACGAAAggtttcaaatgaaaaaacaacAGCAGAGTCTAGTAGCCAACAACCTCACCCGATTATACCGGCCGTTGCACAAAATAATGCGGATGTTGCTGTTACAATGGCAAATATAAATGAGGCAAGCGCGTCGCTTCCAGGCTATCCCAATTACCAAGTGAAGGTGAAATACCTACAGCCTGTGACGAGCTCTGCAGACCAGACGCACATACCGATGAAGAAACGATATATCGACGTCAATTCATTTTCAGTTTCGCAACCACAAAACGTGCCACAGACTCCTTCTGAAGAAAAACCATCCTCGATGAGAGCTGATACGGAACACAAAATGACCTCTCTCTACGTTGGCGCGTCTGCATCCCTGCTCGGGCTCAGTTCCCACAATGACGATTTTATATCCACCTCCGATAACGAGAGCGATCGTGACTCCCCGATGTTTGCGGAGGGCAAGCGAGGGAAGTTGCATCACTGGAGGAAGGGCTTGGTGAATGAAAGATCTGGCAAAGAGTGGTTGGAATATCGCAACAAGCCAAATGACAGACTCGGAAAGAAGAAGACCTTCTTCATACACCAATACGAAAGCCCTACGGTGAAGACAATAGCGACCTCATCCAAGACGAGCAGCGAGCCGAAAACGAAGGCAACGTTTTCCTTGTGGGATAGAAAGCACCATGCCA TAACCATGACAACGGCCACGAACTGGCGGGGAAAGCAGCAGCAGCAGTTAATAGCATCAAAGTCCAAGAGTACTGCAACGTCATCACCTAGTTCTTCTCAAAGTATGTGTCACGCTACGAACCACCCACTCACACAG GTTTGTTTCACAACCcttcaaaaagcaaacaaacctGCAGTTCCAACTTCATTAATTATGGATAAAGGCATCCAGGAATCTGCTGTTAAACAGAATACATTGTCATCACGATCGCAAGCACCTACTGAAA CGTCATCGACCGATATAACGCCGAAACCTGTGCCAATTTCAACCCTTCCGTCTGAACTAAACGGCATGACTAAACCAGGAAAAGCCGCCATGTTGCAATATCATACGCTACCTGTCAGCGTAGCTGGCAACCAAGTAGCTTACCAGATCATTCCCGCTCCGAAATTGCTTCCCGCTGCTTCAAGCGGTGTCACTCCCGCTAGCACAGGAGCAGTCCAAGCCCCAGCTAAGGTAGCTGTTTCGAGTTATTCGAAGCTAGAAGCACCAATGCATCCGGCATTAAACTACGTAGCCGTCAATAATCTCGGGTTACAGTCGGCAGTGACGCATGAACAAGCTAGTTCTACTGTTGGTCTTCCATCAGCAGTCGCCAGACCAACAGTAACTAGCGCTGCGTTGGCTGCAGTTGTTTCGAACACGGCGGTACAGATACCTCAGGTACCTTTTGTGATTCCATTCGGTTACGTAATGTACCCGGGCGGCATGCCAGGTACCGTCAGTCCCGCCGGTCTGCATTTGACTGATATGCAGCAGCAGGCCGTCGCTGCCGCCGATATGCCACAGATGCAGTGTTTGCAAGTGCACAGTGCCTTGTCGCAGGTTAACGTTAAGCGCGAAGTGACACTAAACACGCCACCTAATGATCGCAAACGTCCGCAATATGAAAGTAACCAAGTCTCCGCTACTGGCAGCAAGTTAGAAGACGAGAAACTATCTCACGTAATACCGAAGAAGCGCCGCCTGTCAAATCAATCTCAGGCCCAAGATGAAACACATCCATCAACAAACCACCTTGTATCGCAACCCTCACCGGCACCGACCTCGAAAGCGGGATTACCTCAGCAAACCCATGTGGTTTTACCAAGTAATTCGGGGTTCATGATGGCGGCCCCGGGTGCTGCAAATGGGTATACAATCCCCATTAATTTTTTGGGATACCCGTATCAAACCGCGTACCCCGCACCAGGCCCCGGCGGGTGTTTACAAGCTGTTCAGATCTCTGGAATACCAAACGTACAAGGCATAAGAAACTTCAACCAG ATGTGGCCTGTCAACCAGGGTCTGCTTGGTCGCCCGGTTGCTTATTCCTCAAGCTCCGCGGTTTCGTTAGCGACATCGCGCGACCAACTTGCAGAGCAGCCCGGGCTGCCATCGTCTGCAGTTGCTACAAGGGTGAACGACGGAGGACAGTAA